One Turneriella parva DSM 21527 genomic region harbors:
- a CDS encoding IS481 family transposase, with the protein MTTEQKIIKNKVGLLKLAEQLGSVSKACKVFGYSRDSFYRFKELYDKGGELALQEISRRKPLLKNRVAPEVEEAVREIAFQYPAYGQVRASNELRKIGIIISPFGVRGVWLRHDLATFKKRLKYLEARMAQEKGIFTEAQLVALERAKDEKESHGEIETEHPGYLGSQDTFYVGNMKGVGKIYQQTFIDTYSKVAFAKLYDRKNSLVSADMLNDRVIPFFDEHEIPLLRVLTDRGSEYCGNREEHDYQLYLALENIDHTKTKAKSPQTNGICERFHRTILNEFYNVAFRKKVYTSLEQLQADLDEWIYDYNTQRTHQGKYCFGKTPLATFKDSLSIAKDKMLDLKLQTA; encoded by the coding sequence ATGACGACAGAACAGAAAATTATCAAGAACAAGGTTGGTCTGCTGAAACTGGCAGAGCAGCTGGGCAGCGTATCGAAAGCTTGCAAGGTTTTCGGTTACTCAAGAGACAGTTTCTACCGGTTTAAGGAGCTTTACGACAAGGGTGGCGAGCTCGCATTGCAGGAGATCAGCCGCAGGAAGCCTTTGCTGAAAAATCGTGTAGCTCCAGAGGTCGAGGAAGCGGTACGGGAAATTGCATTTCAATACCCCGCGTACGGTCAGGTTCGGGCGTCCAACGAGTTGCGCAAGATAGGTATCATCATCTCCCCTTTTGGCGTGCGCGGCGTTTGGCTGCGCCATGATCTTGCGACGTTTAAAAAACGGCTGAAATACCTTGAAGCGCGAATGGCTCAGGAAAAGGGGATCTTTACCGAGGCACAATTGGTTGCGCTCGAACGCGCAAAAGATGAGAAGGAAAGTCACGGTGAAATTGAAACGGAGCACCCTGGTTATTTGGGGTCACAAGACACGTTTTACGTGGGAAATATGAAGGGTGTGGGTAAAATTTATCAGCAGACCTTCATCGACACGTATTCGAAAGTCGCTTTTGCGAAACTCTATGATCGCAAGAATTCTCTGGTTTCAGCCGATATGCTTAACGACAGAGTCATCCCGTTTTTTGACGAGCATGAGATTCCGCTGTTGCGCGTTCTGACCGATCGTGGCAGCGAGTACTGTGGCAACCGGGAAGAGCACGATTATCAGCTGTATCTGGCCTTGGAGAATATCGACCACACAAAAACCAAGGCCAAGAGCCCGCAGACGAACGGCATTTGTGAGCGCTTTCACCGGACTATATTGAATGAGTTTTACAATGTTGCATTCAGAAAGAAGGTTTACACTTCTTTGGAGCAATTGCAGGCAGACCTTGATGAGTGGATTTACGATTACAACACGCAGCGCACTCATCAGGGGAAATATTGCTTCGGCAAAACGCCTCTGGCAACATTCAAAGACTCGCTCAGTATAGCGAAAGACAAAATGCTGGATTTGAAATTACAGACAGCATGA
- a CDS encoding type I restriction-modification system subunit M has translation MSQTHQEHIQFIWNIAEKLRGPYRPPQYRKVMIPMTVLRRLDCVLAPTKDKVLEQFKTLKGGKLQNIEPILQRVAGQKFYNTSKLDFEKLLGDPANIAANLVSYMTSFSPSALAILKHFNFEDEIEKLESANRLFMVVKDFAAIDLHPSRVSNIEMGYIFEELVRKFNEQANEEAGDHFTPREVIRLMVHLLFDPDDDTLTKKGIVRTIYDPACGTGGMLSIADEYIHEHNPQANLALFGQEYNSESYAVCGSDMLIKGEDVQNIAFGDTLGDGKTRDGHPDKKFHYMLSNPPFGVEWKPEENVVRKEYETQGFNGRFGAGLPRISDGSFLFLQHMMSKFHKPPADGGDGSRLAIVFNGSPLFAGDAGSGESNIRKWIIENDWLEAIIALPDQMFYNTGIFTYLWVVTNRKVEARKGKVQLINATNLYQKMKKSLGNKRNELSAAHIDTIAKIYGEFAETENSKTFRNQDFGYLKITVERPLKLSFQVTPERIEILKAHSAFEALATSKKLKDKKAIAAEIAAGEKLQSDILSALGRMDSARVWKNRDTFKADLEAVLEAAKLSLPAPVMKAIMSSLSERDETADICVDRHGKPEPDTDLRDTEIVPLPEASKLPIKDDDLPDFKVHCEDYLKREVLPHVPDAWIDHTKTKVGYEIPFNRYFYKYEPPRPLKEIESEIKAIEQEIMKMLSEVTT, from the coding sequence ATGAGCCAAACACACCAAGAACATATTCAGTTTATCTGGAACATCGCAGAAAAGCTGCGCGGGCCTTACCGGCCGCCCCAGTACCGCAAGGTGATGATTCCGATGACGGTTCTGCGGCGTCTCGATTGTGTGCTGGCGCCGACTAAGGACAAGGTACTTGAACAGTTCAAGACCCTGAAAGGGGGCAAGCTGCAGAATATCGAACCCATTTTGCAGCGTGTGGCCGGGCAGAAGTTCTACAATACCAGCAAGCTGGACTTTGAAAAACTGCTCGGTGATCCCGCCAATATCGCGGCTAATCTCGTCAGCTATATGACATCCTTCTCGCCATCAGCCCTGGCAATTTTGAAGCACTTCAATTTCGAGGATGAGATTGAGAAACTGGAAAGCGCGAACCGCCTCTTCATGGTCGTCAAAGACTTCGCAGCTATTGATCTGCACCCGAGTCGGGTGTCGAATATCGAAATGGGCTACATCTTCGAAGAGTTGGTGCGTAAGTTCAACGAACAGGCCAATGAAGAAGCCGGGGATCACTTCACGCCGCGCGAGGTAATTCGGCTGATGGTGCATCTGCTGTTTGATCCAGACGATGACACGCTGACGAAGAAGGGTATCGTACGCACAATCTATGACCCTGCTTGCGGTACTGGTGGCATGCTGTCGATCGCCGATGAATACATCCACGAGCACAATCCGCAGGCTAACCTGGCCCTGTTTGGTCAGGAATACAATTCTGAATCGTATGCCGTGTGCGGATCAGACATGCTCATCAAAGGCGAGGATGTGCAGAACATCGCTTTTGGTGACACACTGGGTGACGGCAAGACGCGCGATGGTCACCCCGATAAGAAGTTTCATTACATGCTTTCGAACCCGCCATTCGGCGTTGAATGGAAGCCCGAGGAGAATGTTGTCCGCAAGGAATATGAAACGCAGGGTTTCAATGGCCGCTTCGGGGCAGGGCTGCCGCGCATTTCAGATGGCTCGTTTCTTTTCTTACAGCACATGATGTCGAAGTTCCATAAGCCACCGGCCGACGGTGGCGATGGTTCAAGATTGGCGATTGTATTCAATGGATCGCCGCTGTTTGCCGGCGATGCAGGTTCGGGTGAGTCTAACATCCGCAAATGGATTATTGAGAATGACTGGCTCGAAGCGATCATTGCGCTACCAGACCAGATGTTCTACAATACCGGCATCTTTACCTATCTGTGGGTCGTAACCAACCGTAAGGTTGAAGCGCGTAAGGGCAAAGTGCAGCTCATCAACGCGACCAATCTGTATCAGAAGATGAAGAAAAGCCTTGGCAATAAGCGCAACGAACTTTCTGCCGCGCACATCGACACGATTGCGAAAATCTATGGTGAGTTCGCAGAGACTGAGAACAGCAAGACTTTTCGCAACCAGGACTTTGGCTATCTAAAGATTACCGTTGAGCGACCGCTGAAGCTGAGTTTTCAGGTAACACCGGAGCGAATTGAGATACTCAAAGCGCATTCGGCTTTTGAGGCGCTGGCGACTTCTAAGAAACTCAAGGACAAGAAGGCCATCGCCGCAGAGATTGCCGCGGGTGAGAAATTGCAGTCAGATATTCTGTCTGCGCTGGGCCGTATGGATTCAGCGCGTGTATGGAAGAACCGCGATACATTCAAGGCGGATCTCGAAGCTGTGCTCGAGGCCGCAAAGCTCAGTCTGCCAGCACCGGTGATGAAAGCAATAATGAGTTCGCTGTCTGAGCGCGACGAAACGGCAGACATCTGCGTGGATCGCCATGGTAAGCCAGAACCTGACACCGATTTGAGAGATACCGAGATCGTGCCGCTGCCAGAGGCGTCTAAGCTCCCAATCAAAGATGATGATTTGCCTGATTTCAAAGTTCATTGCGAGGATTATCTGAAGCGTGAGGTGCTGCCGCATGTGCCCGATGCGTGGATCGATCACACAAAAACCAAGGTAGGCTATGAAATACCCTTTAACCGTTACTTCTACAAGTACGAACCACCCCGACCGCTGAAAGAGATTGAGTCTGAAATCAAAGCTATCGAGCAAGAGATCATGAAGATGCTCAGCGAGGTGACTACATGA
- a CDS encoding IS30 family transposase: MRPYVQLSNEERLCIEESLRQGRHAGRIARDLKRHPSTIYREIRRNSMPRHYSARCAKDAARRRQTNTNAAKVTPELWSQIGASLKSTLSPEQIAGRMRLERFGGVCMQTIYNHIRKKSATSNFYRLCLRRKGKPYKRTVRIEAENKGFLRIHDLPAEALTRRKPGYWEGDLVEGKIGTGQIATFVERHSRYTKAAKIERKLVEQFNAAARDLFADVDNSLLRGVIYDRGTEMSGYRDLQQVLNCGVYFCDPGSPWQRGTNENTNGLLREPFPKGTDFREIDQEQVDAALELLNNRPRKRLNFRTPAEVYFRRSIALRFGM, from the coding sequence ATGCGACCTTACGTTCAACTATCCAATGAAGAAAGACTGTGTATAGAAGAAAGCCTCAGGCAGGGCCGCCATGCCGGACGTATTGCCAGAGACCTGAAGCGCCACCCGAGCACCATTTATCGTGAAATCCGCCGCAATTCAATGCCGCGGCATTACAGCGCCCGCTGCGCAAAAGATGCAGCGCGCAGGCGCCAGACGAATACCAACGCCGCAAAGGTGACCCCGGAACTCTGGTCACAGATCGGCGCATCGCTCAAATCGACGCTGTCACCGGAGCAGATCGCGGGGCGTATGCGGCTTGAACGCTTCGGCGGGGTTTGCATGCAGACGATCTATAATCATATCCGTAAGAAATCCGCCACATCGAATTTCTATCGCCTTTGCCTGCGCCGCAAGGGAAAACCATACAAACGCACAGTGCGGATTGAGGCTGAAAACAAAGGGTTTTTACGCATTCACGACCTGCCAGCCGAGGCTTTGACGCGGCGAAAACCTGGCTATTGGGAGGGTGATTTGGTGGAGGGAAAAATCGGCACAGGACAAATCGCAACCTTTGTCGAAAGACATTCGCGCTACACCAAGGCGGCAAAAATCGAGCGCAAACTCGTTGAGCAGTTCAACGCGGCTGCACGCGACCTGTTCGCAGACGTCGATAATTCTCTGTTACGGGGTGTGATTTATGATCGCGGCACAGAAATGAGCGGATACCGGGACCTGCAACAGGTGCTGAATTGCGGAGTGTATTTCTGCGACCCAGGATCGCCCTGGCAGCGGGGAACGAACGAAAACACCAACGGCCTGCTGCGCGAGCCATTTCCGAAGGGAACGGACTTTCGGGAAATCGACCAGGAACAGGTTGACGCGGCGCTCGAATTACTGAATAATCGGCCACGCAAGCGACTGAATTTTCGGACGCCAGCCGAGGTCTACTTTCGGAGGTCGATTGCACTTCGTTTTGGAATGTAA
- the tnpA gene encoding IS200/IS605 family transposase, which translates to MPGHSFHSLNYHVVFTTKRRLPLLAPEKWLLLRGFLQEKSEDWGVHIHIADGSDDHVHLLLSCPPRLAVADCVKHLKGFTSRKVDGLYWQNGYYAFTVDRLGFNPVYQYIENQKVHHAQESCRDEIKALLTPLVATRGHGFKPVATRLQDHQGENIEQPL; encoded by the coding sequence ATGCCAGGCCATAGCTTTCACAGCTTGAACTATCATGTGGTTTTCACCACTAAAAGGCGGTTGCCCTTGCTTGCGCCTGAGAAATGGTTATTGCTGCGCGGCTTTCTGCAAGAGAAAAGCGAAGATTGGGGCGTACACATTCACATTGCCGATGGTAGCGATGACCATGTGCATTTGTTGCTTTCGTGCCCGCCTCGACTGGCGGTTGCTGATTGCGTCAAGCACCTGAAGGGTTTTACGTCGCGCAAGGTCGATGGCCTATATTGGCAGAATGGCTACTATGCGTTTACGGTAGATCGGTTGGGGTTTAACCCGGTTTACCAATATATTGAGAACCAGAAAGTTCATCATGCTCAAGAATCGTGCCGAGATGAAATAAAGGCCCTTCTCACCCCCCTCGTTGCCACTCGTGGCCACGGGTTTAAACCCGTGGCCACGAGATTACAAGACCACCAGGGCGAGAACATAGAACAACCCTTATGA
- a CDS encoding ankyrin repeat domain-containing protein encodes MPKFARFLLFSAMLFGTLAIADSGSDLEKAISQRSSKKLRKLLKIIGPDTLISSPEGYPGQSLPALVYAVEIGDLTVVKTLLEAGASVDIRGTSEQLTPLILAACDGKNEVLQVLIEAKANLDLKTVPNEWARSYTSVSALACAANRNHREAYDLLIAAGAKEDFPLHSAVMLNDADLASRAIEQGANVDLVDGYLSSPLMHAVKKGNAELVRILLDAKASPDIPRQVSHETVDGRPRTTFSSTYLIGSEPIYVATKAKNVEIVRMLLEAKADPNVSDLSKHTPLWLAVEAGNMEIVRLLLVARASVNIKDRQGESLIDMAKRIKSDPQILQMLSEAKP; translated from the coding sequence ATGCCCAAGTTTGCAAGATTTTTGCTCTTCTCTGCCATGCTCTTCGGAACGCTTGCAATCGCAGATTCGGGAAGCGATCTTGAAAAAGCTATCTCTCAGCGAAGCTCCAAGAAGCTTCGGAAGTTGCTGAAAATAATAGGCCCAGATACACTTATTTCAAGCCCCGAAGGTTACCCAGGTCAGTCTCTGCCTGCTTTGGTGTATGCCGTAGAGATCGGTGATCTGACAGTCGTGAAAACCTTGCTGGAGGCCGGGGCTTCAGTAGATATTCGTGGGACATCAGAGCAGCTTACGCCGCTTATTCTGGCAGCCTGTGACGGAAAGAATGAGGTTCTTCAAGTCCTTATTGAAGCAAAGGCAAACCTGGATCTGAAGACAGTACCAAACGAGTGGGCCCGTAGTTATACTTCGGTGAGCGCCCTGGCTTGTGCGGCAAATAGAAACCACAGGGAGGCCTACGATCTTCTGATCGCGGCCGGAGCGAAGGAGGATTTTCCCCTGCATTCGGCAGTCATGTTGAATGACGCCGATTTAGCCAGCCGTGCCATTGAACAAGGAGCGAATGTCGATCTTGTCGACGGCTATCTATCTTCTCCGCTCATGCATGCAGTGAAGAAGGGCAATGCAGAATTGGTTAGAATACTCCTGGATGCAAAAGCCTCACCCGATATTCCGAGGCAGGTTAGTCATGAGACTGTGGACGGGAGGCCGCGAACCACTTTCAGCTCAACCTACTTAATTGGCTCCGAGCCAATCTATGTGGCGACAAAGGCCAAGAACGTAGAGATTGTGCGGATGCTTCTTGAAGCCAAGGCTGATCCAAATGTCTCCGATCTATCTAAGCACACGCCGTTGTGGCTGGCAGTCGAAGCAGGAAATATGGAAATCGTTCGACTCCTTTTGGTGGCCCGAGCTTCGGTAAATATAAAAGACCGTCAAGGCGAGTCGCTGATCGACATGGCGAAACGTATTAAGTCAGACCCGCAGATTTTGCAGATGCTGTCTGAAGCCAAACCATGA
- a CDS encoding Abi family protein, with product MEYTKPPLTYEQQADQLISRGLLADRAQLIQRLKSVNYYRLSGYWFPFREYPKDNFKPDTRFEAIWRRYAFDRRLRLMVMDGIERIEIALRADATYHLAHKHGAFGYLEAHALPNLSVDNHARLMTALRSEYSKSKEVFASHFGNKYGEDHDSLPIWMVTELMTIGQLFTLFRGMSKGMLKSIAKTYGVAGPVLFSWLGTLHAVRNICAHHSRLWNRELGYKPTFPDSAEWTEPVAVTDRRVFGVLTILKYMMDRVAPQSSWPQRLMDLLNEYPEIPRRDMGFADNWTDVPMWSDQK from the coding sequence ATGGAATACACCAAGCCCCCGTTAACCTATGAACAGCAAGCTGATCAGTTGATTTCGCGGGGCCTACTCGCTGATCGCGCGCAATTAATTCAACGCCTCAAGAGCGTGAACTATTACCGTCTCAGCGGCTATTGGTTTCCGTTCAGAGAATATCCCAAGGATAACTTCAAGCCAGATACTCGCTTCGAAGCCATCTGGAGACGGTATGCCTTCGATCGACGTCTGAGACTCATGGTTATGGATGGCATCGAGCGCATCGAAATCGCGCTTCGTGCCGATGCAACCTACCACCTCGCGCACAAGCACGGAGCCTTCGGGTATTTGGAAGCCCACGCTTTACCTAATTTGTCTGTGGACAACCATGCCCGCTTGATGACCGCCCTTCGTTCAGAATATAGTAAGAGCAAAGAGGTTTTCGCCAGCCACTTCGGAAATAAGTACGGAGAGGATCATGACAGTCTACCCATTTGGATGGTCACCGAGCTCATGACAATCGGACAATTGTTTACTCTGTTCAGGGGCATGTCAAAAGGAATGCTGAAGTCAATCGCAAAGACGTATGGCGTTGCGGGCCCGGTGCTCTTTTCATGGCTAGGTACGCTGCATGCAGTACGAAACATATGTGCGCATCACAGCAGGTTGTGGAATCGAGAGTTAGGTTACAAACCTACCTTTCCCGACTCTGCGGAATGGACAGAGCCTGTTGCAGTTACCGATAGACGGGTCTTTGGTGTGCTCACAATTCTCAAATACATGATGGATAGAGTTGCTCCCCAGAGTTCATGGCCACAAAGGCTCATGGATTTGCTCAACGAATACCCTGAAATCCCGAGGCGTGATATGGGGTTTGCAGATAATTGGACAGACGTGCCGATGTGGAGTGATCAGAAGTGA
- a CDS encoding SH3 domain-containing protein, with protein MKHQKSLLEKRLGLRGFIFVCFAASVLALFGCGKSNYLKVGENATVTAKEGLYIRADASAQSKKIGLVPTGQDFQVLAEGATESLYSIKSRWYKVSYRGKTGWLWGGLATPASTSATGRGYCIAEDDLCTTQICGAYAELKPDGTYRGESVGCGETGHVSGTWRQNDNVIEVDYTVYPQCYEQCGNVSPEKYTEAHKYSGHRTYRLLPNNKATYIDEVKGNREQSKRALNVTRL; from the coding sequence ATGAAACATCAAAAGTCTCTCTTAGAGAAAAGATTGGGCCTACGAGGGTTCATCTTTGTGTGTTTTGCAGCATCTGTGCTTGCATTGTTTGGCTGCGGCAAATCCAATTATTTGAAAGTAGGTGAAAATGCCACTGTAACGGCGAAAGAAGGTCTGTATATTCGTGCAGATGCTTCTGCGCAGAGTAAGAAGATCGGCTTGGTACCTACGGGCCAAGACTTCCAGGTTCTCGCAGAAGGTGCCACAGAATCCCTGTACTCAATTAAGAGCCGATGGTACAAGGTCAGCTATCGTGGTAAAACTGGCTGGCTCTGGGGTGGGCTCGCAACTCCCGCAAGTACATCTGCTACTGGCCGAGGCTATTGCATAGCCGAGGATGACTTGTGCACTACGCAGATTTGCGGTGCGTACGCTGAATTGAAACCAGATGGCACATATCGTGGTGAATCTGTCGGTTGTGGGGAGACCGGCCATGTCTCGGGCACTTGGCGTCAGAACGACAATGTGATAGAGGTCGATTACACAGTTTACCCTCAATGTTACGAACAGTGCGGTAATGTTTCGCCTGAGAAATACACTGAGGCACATAAATACTCGGGTCACCGCACCTACCGCCTCCTGCCGAATAACAAGGCCACCTATATAGATGAGGTAAAGGGAAATCGGGAACAATCGAAGCGCGCATTGAATGTGACTCGATTATGA
- a CDS encoding restriction endonuclease subunit S produces MKDSGVPPNWKARRLKFAAIVNPVKSEVAHLPIDTQVSFVPMDNIGEYGGIRLDVEKSIEDVYTGYTYFKDGDVVIAKITPCFENGKCAIATGLKNGIGFGTIELHVVRADRKHSMPEFLFYYSISHKFNKMGEAEMYGAGGQKRVPDSYVRNERLYLPPLDEQRAIAAFLDHKTAQIDALIDKKRRMIELLKEKRTALISHAVTKGLNPDARMKDSGAKWMGMIPAHWELKKLKFLSKSIKTGKTPASESAEYYSDEIDWYGPGDFSDDATVLTESKRRVSQLAIIKREAPLFKANSVLLVSIGATLGKVGLIRSQASSNQQINAITPNDDTDPVFLMHFLHVVRKQVWSLAMITTLPILNQEKTGIIEVITPPHAEQIAIGEYIRVEAAKIDRLISSTQHAIQKLQEYRTAVISAAVTGRIDVRNNGAA; encoded by the coding sequence GTGAAGGATTCGGGTGTTCCACCGAATTGGAAGGCGCGAAGGTTAAAGTTCGCAGCAATTGTAAATCCGGTCAAATCTGAAGTAGCGCATTTGCCGATCGATACCCAGGTATCCTTTGTGCCGATGGACAACATTGGTGAATACGGCGGGATACGGTTGGATGTCGAGAAGTCTATTGAAGATGTCTACACTGGCTATACATACTTTAAGGATGGCGACGTCGTTATCGCCAAAATCACACCTTGCTTCGAAAATGGGAAGTGTGCAATAGCTACTGGGTTGAAGAACGGAATCGGATTTGGTACGATTGAGCTGCATGTTGTTCGCGCGGATCGCAAGCATTCGATGCCGGAATTCCTGTTCTATTACTCAATTAGCCATAAGTTCAATAAAATGGGCGAAGCGGAAATGTATGGTGCCGGCGGTCAAAAACGCGTACCTGATTCCTATGTTCGCAACGAACGATTGTACCTCCCACCCCTCGACGAACAACGCGCCATCGCTGCCTTTCTCGATCACAAGACAGCGCAGATCGACGCACTGATCGACAAGAAACGGCGCATGATCGAGCTGCTGAAAGAGAAACGCACCGCCCTCATCAGCCACGCTGTGACGAAGGGCTTGAATCCCGACGCGCGGATGAAAGATTCGGGTGCTAAGTGGATGGGAATGATTCCGGCGCATTGGGAGTTGAAGAAACTGAAGTTTCTGTCAAAGTCGATCAAGACAGGTAAGACCCCAGCATCGGAAAGTGCTGAGTATTACTCAGATGAAATAGACTGGTATGGCCCCGGTGATTTCTCTGATGATGCGACTGTCTTGACGGAATCAAAGAGGCGGGTATCTCAGCTTGCGATAATCAAACGCGAGGCACCATTGTTTAAAGCAAATAGCGTGTTGCTAGTTAGTATCGGAGCGACGCTGGGGAAGGTTGGTTTAATTCGAAGTCAAGCATCATCGAATCAACAAATCAATGCAATTACGCCAAATGACGATACCGATCCAGTATTTCTAATGCATTTTCTTCACGTCGTAAGAAAACAGGTTTGGAGTCTTGCGATGATAACTACATTGCCTATCCTCAACCAAGAAAAGACTGGCATCATTGAGGTCATTACACCCCCACATGCTGAGCAAATAGCAATTGGGGAATATATTCGGGTTGAAGCCGCGAAAATCGACCGTTTAATCTCTTCGACTCAGCATGCGATCCAGAAGCTGCAAGAGTACCGAACTGCGGTCATTTCCGCTGCCGTTACTGGCCGGATAGACGTGAGGAATAATGGCGCTGCTTAA
- a CDS encoding ankyrin repeat domain-containing protein — translation MKLIGQAKTTLIVTICILFGPMTYAADGIDELSMAIWQNDLGKVRSLVNTGANVNAGLPVAVAADRQEIVDFLIANKANVNFKETPQSESILFSAVDAASPEIVSTLIKANAELGTRDSEGRTILMRLLLGRSRPKGGTLIAQQLLAAGIDANIKDKQGKTALFYATGCEYASFRHYSSADIVRLLVAAKADINARDNAGATAIIEAAGCDSKAVTSLIAAKADINAKDNEGLTALMLAVDAHDLDCINMLVAAKANVNARDRAGKSVYQHFLSSHEGCEGKGDAAIDNILKRAGAKASH, via the coding sequence ATGAAGCTGATCGGACAAGCTAAAACGACTCTCATCGTTACCATTTGCATTCTCTTTGGGCCCATGACATACGCTGCAGATGGCATCGATGAGCTGTCTATGGCCATTTGGCAAAACGATCTCGGCAAAGTAAGGTCGCTGGTAAATACTGGTGCTAACGTCAATGCTGGTCTGCCGGTTGCGGTTGCAGCTGATAGGCAGGAGATTGTGGACTTTCTTATTGCCAATAAGGCGAACGTCAACTTCAAGGAGACACCTCAAAGTGAGTCGATTCTGTTTTCAGCCGTAGATGCAGCATCTCCTGAAATCGTCAGTACGTTGATAAAGGCAAATGCCGAACTCGGGACTCGCGATTCAGAAGGACGAACCATATTGATGCGCTTGCTGCTGGGGCGTTCCCGTCCAAAAGGTGGCACCCTTATCGCCCAGCAGTTATTGGCCGCAGGTATTGACGCTAATATCAAGGACAAACAAGGTAAGACCGCATTATTCTATGCCACTGGATGCGAATATGCTTCTTTTCGCCATTATTCAAGTGCCGATATTGTTCGTCTGTTAGTAGCTGCAAAAGCAGATATCAATGCCCGGGATAATGCTGGCGCGACGGCGATCATCGAAGCGGCTGGATGCGACTCAAAGGCTGTGACGTCATTAATAGCAGCGAAAGCGGACATAAATGCTAAAGACAATGAAGGATTAACGGCCTTAATGCTGGCGGTTGATGCGCATGACTTAGATTGTATTAATATGCTCGTCGCTGCAAAGGCCAATGTCAATGCTAGGGATCGGGCTGGTAAATCAGTATATCAGCACTTTTTGAGCAGTCATGAAGGTTGCGAGGGTAAAGGCGACGCAGCGATTGACAATATTCTGAAGCGAGCCGGCGCCAAAGCCTCTCATTAG
- a CDS encoding DUF5131 family protein, producing the protein MSSGCLYCYAKFVAEMKDNIVKISKGVYSNGFKVTAEMDRLFDPFNLKGRAVIFLSSMGDLFHMEMQKAFTLSGKLIEGGKIALEFIQLVFLVMVSNLQHIFMVLTKRPHIWLKIADKLQISDNIWPGTSVESPEWYSRIETLKKIPGNGRKFLSLEPAIADYDGLEEHVDDGQISLIIMGGESYDTRPETWVDAKIRRGEIREAMREAAIAEEIGLRSSRQMSVKSAIAVKEICKRQGICFFFKQYSYQGSHKQHRLLPDVTVEEYEQILAQNGWAHSTINEQIELIGSNPELFRAKKFSEFPEPALSIMKEWKPEVFEDEEQDG; encoded by the coding sequence ATCAGCTCCGGCTGCCTTTACTGCTATGCAAAGTTCGTAGCGGAGATGAAGGATAATATTGTGAAGATTTCAAAGGGTGTATATAGTAACGGGTTCAAGGTAACCGCGGAAATGGATCGCCTATTTGATCCTTTCAACCTGAAAGGGCGCGCGGTAATCTTCCTGTCATCGATGGGGGACTTGTTCCACATGGAAATGCAGAAAGCGTTCACCCTCAGTGGCAAGCTAATCGAAGGGGGCAAAATAGCCCTTGAATTTATTCAGTTGGTGTTCCTGGTCATGGTCAGCAATCTGCAACATATCTTCATGGTGTTAACAAAGCGCCCGCACATCTGGCTGAAGATCGCTGACAAATTGCAGATTAGCGATAACATTTGGCCGGGTACATCCGTTGAATCGCCAGAATGGTATAGTCGTATCGAAACCTTGAAAAAGATACCAGGCAATGGACGCAAGTTTCTATCTCTTGAGCCTGCGATTGCCGACTATGACGGCCTCGAAGAACATGTCGATGACGGCCAGATATCTCTGATCATAATGGGTGGAGAGTCTTACGATACGAGGCCGGAAACATGGGTGGACGCGAAGATAAGACGGGGTGAAATCAGGGAGGCCATGCGCGAAGCCGCTATTGCTGAAGAAATTGGCCTGCGCAGTAGTCGGCAAATGAGTGTCAAATCTGCAATCGCCGTTAAGGAAATCTGCAAGCGCCAAGGAATATGCTTCTTCTTTAAGCAGTATAGCTACCAGGGGTCGCATAAGCAGCATCGACTTTTGCCTGATGTCACCGTCGAGGAGTACGAGCAGATTCTGGCACAAAATGGTTGGGCTCATTCAACAATTAATGAACAGATAGAGCTGATTGGCTCCAATCCGGAGCTATTTCGAGCAAAGAAGTTCTCAGAATTTCCGGAGCCAGCGTTGTCCATCATGAAGGAATGGAAACCGGAAGTCTTTGAAGACGAGGAGCAGGATGGCTGA